The segment AGGGGCTTAGCGAAAAAAACTTAACTTCTCTTTCTTCGCAAATTCGCCAAAAGCTTCGGCAATGCCGTCGCCGGTCAGTCCATCATGGTTAAACAAGTCATGCTTGACGATCAGATGGCCATGGTTATCCAGCTTCGGGGCATCAAGATCAATCGCTGCCTTTTCCAACTCTGCGGCGCTGGCATCCCGCAAGGCTGAGATTTCCTCCAGCCGGGCGCGCTGCGTTGCGTCGATCTTCTTGCTGCGCTCCAACTCGCGGAGTTGTTGCTCTTCCGTGTCGATGGCACGCCATTTAGCCTGCAGACGTTCAATCTCTGCGACCTCAGCATCCGGCATGCATTGCCGGACGGCGCGATAAATCTTGTCGCCGGAGTTGTCCTTGGAAGGCTCGCGCATGGTAGCGAAGAAAATCGGGTAGTCGGTCACCTTGGGGCAGAGTGGGCCAGCGGCTGGATCGTCGTTCCATTTCTGAATGAAGAGCACGCTGGTCTTGGTACCGGTGTGCGGCTTGAACACATTGCCGTGTAGGCCGACTACCGCAAGGATGCGGCCATGTTCGGCCAGGTATTCGCGTAGCGCCTTGTCGGAGGCGTTGTTAAAACGGCCTTGTGGTAGCACAACAGCCATGCGCCCACCGGGTTTGAGAAACTGTAGATTACGCTCGATGAACAGAATATCGCGGCCAACGTTGGTCTGATTCTTGACCTTCACCTTGCGGTAAGTGCCATCGCCCATCTGGTAAATGGTTTCGTGGCTTGTGTGCAGGGCTTCGGGGAAACTCGGTGCTCGCTCAGTGGCATCAACAATATTCTTGTCTGCTGGATCTACCTTGTTGATCTTGTCGAAGCTGACTGAGCGCGCCAGATCGTAGCGGGACAGAATGCGCGTTTCCTTGATGTCGCCGGCAAAGGGCGGGTTGGCCATGAGGACATCGAACTGAAAATCACGGTTCTCGTTCTTGGTGGTGCGCAGCTTACGTAGGCGTTTCCAGCCGTCACCGTACACGTCTTTCCATGCTTCATCGCCTGGGTTCTTGTCGTCGCCGGTTTTTTCGAACCAACGCTCATAGTCCAGCGTGTTGAGATGCAAAACGTTGGTTTGCCCATCACCGGCGATGAGGTTGAGTGTGCGACCGACACGCACAGCCTTTTCATCGAAATCAATGGCAAAAACCTTATCGACTACGTATTTGGCGTAACGTCCGGTTTTCTTTTGTGTGGTGAACAGATGGTCGATCGGGTCATCCAAATCGCGTCGGATTTGTTCCCAGACATGGAAGATGCCGTGTACCGGGAAGCCGCAACTGCCCGAGGCTGTGTCGATCAGGGTTTCATGCTCTTGCGGGTTCATCATCTTCACGCACATGTCGATAACATAGCGCGGAGTGAAGTACTGACCCTTTTCACCCTTACTGGACTTGTTGATGAGGTATTCAAATGCTTCATCGACCACTTCGAGGTTGGAATTGAAAAGCTTGACCTTTTCCAGCGAGGACACACACACGGCCAAATGGCTAGGCGTGAGTTCAATTTTCGCACCTACCGGGAATACACCCTCCCAAGTCCCTTGGGCCTTTTCGAAGAGATCCTGGATCTTGGCTTTGAGTTCACTTTCGGTATCACCGTAGTTCTTGAAGACAAGATGGCGCTTGCGGTCTTGCCCACTTTCCATTTCGTCGAAGAGCTTGGTAAAAATAAGCTTGAATAGCTCTTCGAATACATCCACCCCTGCATTAGCCAGAACCTCATCTTCCATTTCGAGGATCAGGTCTTTCAGCGATTTGCGCTCGTTGACCAGCTTATCCAGCTTGACTAGGTCGTCGATGGTCCAGCGCTCAGACAGGATGTCAGACAGCTTTTCATGAGCCGAAGGGATAGCCGGAATATCTTCGAAGTAATTCGGGTCTTTGCGGTGGTAGTAGGAAATTTGCTGGCCGTTGGTCCATACCCCCATGGGTGCACCGGTGGCGTTGCAGTAGCTCTTGAGCTGTTCCTTACCATCTTTCAGCTTTGGCTTTTTAAGTTCTACGAGGATATACGGCGTGGTTTCTTTGTCTTTATCGAAAATGCAGATGTCGGCTCGTTTCTTTTCCCGACCAAATATAACTTCGTACTCAACTTGCATCCGACTGACCGGGTAACCAAGCTCATCCCGAAGGACCAACAGGTACAACTGGCGCACAGCCTCTTCCGGTGTCAGTTTGATAGGCTTCCCACGGACTAGACATGTGATGTAAGGAGCAGGCTTCTTGCCTGAGTCCTTAATGTCGATAGCCGCTTCAAGTGCGCTGATCTGCTCAGGCTTGAACTGGGTAAGCTTATAAGCGCTGTCTTTTAGCAGTTCGGTGAGAATGGAAGACATAGAGGTAATTCCAGAAAATAGTAGACGATTGATTTTTGCAGTGTTGTGCACAAATCCAACTACCCAGTTTGCATGCGACCTTTGGCGAACTGAGAGATAATCATCTGCAACAGCTAGCTACTGGGCGAAGCATAAGGGCGTGTTTGGGTCCAAGATCCAAGTTGGCCGATTGCTCAATAGTTTAGCAGGTCCAAGCCTCTTCCCGATTTTGACAACGAGGGGCCCATCTTTGTACAAGGAAGGCTTTCACCTTATGTTACGGTGTATTAATGAGTGATCTACGCCTATTCCACCTGCAAGCTCACCTTGCCACCGAGCTACCCGGCACCGCGTCCGACCTAGAAAAGCCGCTACAAACGCTGATCGAGCGTAACCTGGAAACGCTGCTGGGCATCCGCTTTGTGGCGTCGGAGTACACCACCGGTAAAACCCACGGTGGGCGCATCGATACGCTAGGGCTGGACGAAAACCACTGCCCGGTCATCATCGAATACAAGCGCTCGCAGTCGGAAAACGTCATCAACCAGGGGCTGTTCTATCTGGATTGGCTGATGGATCACCAGGCCGAGTTCAAGCTGCTGGTGCTAGAGAAATTTGGCAAAGCCACCGCCGATGCCATCGACTGGAGCGGCCCGCGCCTGATCTGTATTGCGGCCAACTTCACCAAGTACGATGCCCACGCGGTACAGCAGATCAACCGCCAAATCGAGCTGGTACGCTACCGGCTGTTTGGTGAAGACCTGCTCCTGCTGGAAGCAGCCAATACACCCAACACGCAACCCAGCAGCCCTGCGGCGGTACCGACAGCACAAAACAGCAAAGCGCGTAGTGGTGACAAGAGCGTGGCGGAGATTTATGCCGAGCTGAGCCCGGCCATGGTAGAGCTGCTGGAAACGGTAGAAGCGCATATCTTCTCGCTGGGGGATGATGTGCAGCGCAAAGAGCTGAAGCTGTATTACGCCTACCGTCGCCTGAAGAACTTTGCCACCCTGGTGCTACAGAAAAGCCGCCTCTTGCTGTACCTGCACCTGCCGCCAGAAAGCGAAACACTGCCGACCAATGGCCGTGATGTGTCGCAGGTTGGGCACTGGGGTACCGGCGATATCGAACTAAGCATCAGCAACCAGGCTGAGTTTGACCTGACCAAACCGCTGATCATCAAGGCTTACGAACGCTGATATGCCACTAACCATCCATTGCTACCGCCACGGAGAAAGTGCAGCCAACGCAGGGGCGGCAACGTCAGACCCGGCGTTGATCCCGCTGACAGAGCTGGGCCACCAGCAGGCGCAGGCACTGGCAGCCACCATCAATACGATGCCGGATTTGCTGGTAGTTTCGCCCTTCTTGCGGGCCCAACAGACTGCCGTACCACTACAGCAGCACTACCCGCAAACCCAGGTAGTCAGCTGGCCGGTCCAGGAATTCACCTACCTTTCCCCCGCTAAAAGCGCCGGCACCACGGCTGCACAGCGACGGCCGAGGGTTCAAGCCTACTGGGCTACGGCAGATGTGATGTACGAGGATGGTGACGGTGCGGAAAGCTTCTTCGCCTTCATGCAGAGGGTGGTGGCAACCCGTCAGCAACTGGAAGCCCTGCACCATAGCGATGCCAAAAGCGTGGTGATGGTTGGCCACGGCCAATTCTGGCAGGCACTACGCGCCGTGCTGACGGGCCAGCTGCAACCTGTTGATGCTCAGGCCATGCGGGCATTCCGGGCATTGGAAGACACCCAACCGCTGCACAATGCGCAGGGCTTCAGCGCCGTCTTTGACGGCCAGCGCTGGCAACTGCGCTAACAACTGTTGTATTTACCCTCCAAGCCTTGTCTGGCTTGAGTCCCCCGTTTCATTCCGTACATCTTGCCCCATCGTTATGGGGCATTTCCATTTCTTGATATAGCAAACATCAATTCACCAGAAATAACAAATAGTCATCGGCTTTGACGAGGGGTTTGCTAACACCCTAGGCTTGGCATGAAGCGGTGCATTGTTGCTCCTCGAATGCACCTATTTCTGAACCGAGTATGGCAACCATCGATGACGACTTTTTCCGACTACCTGTTTCAATTACGCCGCAACCGTGGCTTACGTCAGCGTGAACTGGCCGACATCCTGGGCGTTGAGCAGACATACCTCAGCGCCCTGGAGGCCGCCAGGAAAGACCCACCGTCACCAGAACAGGTGGCTCGCTTTGCGATGGCATTGGAACTGACAGAAGAAGAGCACGCAGACCTGCTGTACGCCGCGCAGATTTCCAAACGGAAGCTTGAGCTACCAGAAGACACCAACCGTGCCGAATACCAGTTGGTACATGAGCTGGTGAACAGTCTGGGTGGCTTGAGTGACGATCAGATTTCGGTGATCCGGACGGTACTGCGCATGCGCTTTGACCGCCGTACACCGCTAAGACTGAAGGAAAACGCCATGTAGAAAAGCAAAACGGACCACCCAGAAGGGATAGTCCGCTTGCAACGGAAGTAAAGATACTGCCGGGTCGCGCCATCAGTATCTGACCCTTCCTGCTCACGCGCAAGCACCGCTTTCCCTTTTGGCAAACAACACACCCGTTTCCCGGTTCAGTTTTCTGCCGGTTAACGGTGGATTTGTGCACCCAGGAGAAAAGCATGTCTTCCTTGTTGAAGCTCAGGCCGGGCCATGTTGCACCCATCAACGGCCAGCAAGATCACTCTCGTACTCGTCACGTCACCAACCGCTCTAACCCCATCGTGCGGGGCAAATTCCCCAGCCTGAAAAATGGGCAGATGGTGCATTACGAAGGGCTGCTAGAACGCGATGCCTTCCTCTGGCTGGAGGCCTCACCCGATATTGAAAGCTACCGGGAACAGCCAAATCAGATCTACTTCCCGGATGGCGGGCGCATGCGCCGCTATACCCCGGACATCGAAGCAGTGCTGTGCAGTGGTGAGACAGTCATCATTGAAGTGAAGCCACTGCACAAGACTCGCGAAGTAGAAATCAAACACAAGCTAGAACGTGTAAAAGCCTACTTCGATGTGGATTTGCCCCCGTATGGTAATCCCCCCCATTTTTAGCTGTCGGCTAAAGTAGAGGTAATCTGGCTGTATGCCAGTTTCTGTTTCGGGGTGATGCCGCCGAGCGCCATATTCGGGCGCTCATAATTGTATGTCCAGATCCAATCCGTTGCATATTCCTGTACCTCAGCAATCGAATCGAACAGGTAATGCCCGAGCCAATCGTAACGCACCGTCCGGTTATAGTGCTCGACATACGCATTCTGCTGGGGCTTTCCCGGCTGGATATGTTCCAGCCGAATGCCGTGCTTGTCGGCCCATCGCGTCAGCGTAGCGCCGATGTATTCAGGCCCATTGTCACTACGAATCACTTTGGGCTTGCCACGCCATTCAATGACCTGATCCAGGGCGCGCACCACACGCTCTGCCGGCAATGACAAGTCCACATCCATGGCTAACGCTTCTCGGTTGAAATCATCGATCACGTTGAACAGCCGGTAGCTACGTCCATCCGACAACTGATCGTGCATGAAATCCATCGACCAGCACTCGTTCACGGTGGCTGGTACCGCCAACGGTTCCGGCTTGGTGCGGACGATGCGCTTCCTGGGCTTGATACGCAAGTTCAGTTCCAGATCACAATAAATCCGGTAGACCCGTTTGTGATTCCAGCGATATCCCTTCACGTTGCGCAGGTACAAAAAACATAGGCCAAAGCCCCAATTGCGTTGGTTATGGGTTAAACGAATCAGGTGCTCGGCAATCTCTTCATTGATCGCGCTGGACTTTGCCTGGTAGCGATAGCAGGTTTCGCTGATGGCAAATGTCTGGCAGGCCAAGCGGATGCTGACGCCTTTTGCTTGTACGGCGTACTGCGCCATCTCGCGTCGGCGAGACGGCGTCACCACTTTTTTGCCATGGCCTCCTGAATGATCTCGGCCTTGAGCCGTTCCTCGGCATACATCTTTTTGAGGCGACGATTCTCGTCTTCAAGCGCTTTGAGCCGGGCCATGAGCGATGCATCCATGCCGCCGAACTTGGCTCGCCACTTGTAGAACGTTGCAGAGCTGATGCCGTGTTCACGGCACAGCTCAGGCACAGGGCTACCGCCCTCTGCCTGCTTGAGGATGGCGATGATCTGGCTGTCTGAAAAGCGGGACGTCTTCACGCAAAATTCCCTTCAATCCTGTTGGAGAAAATTCTACTTCAGACGACGACTAATTTCAGGGGGGATTACCGGTCAGGCCGCGCGCAGGCGCGCCTGGAACAGAACCTGCAGAAACGTGATCAGGCCGAGCGCGGTCACCGCCAGCGTCCAGGCGCCATTGTGATGTAACAGCACCGAGGCGGTGGCGGCGATGCCGGCCAGGCCTTGCTGCAGGAAGCCGCACAGCGCCATCGCATGGGCGCCGTGATCCTTGGCGTCGCTGACCGCGGTGGCCATGCTGTTGGGAAACAGCACCGCCTGACCGAAAATGGTCAGGCAATACAGGCCAACGAACAGCAGCAGGCCGGGTCTGGCCTCCAGCACGCCCAGATGCCAGCAAAGCAGCATGGCGACGGTGGCCGCGGCCATCAGCAGCGCGCCGCTTCGCATCAGCCTCTTGCCACCCAGCTTGGCAACCGTGCGATTGACCGTCATCGCGCCCAAGAAATAAGCCAGGCCGATCAGCAGACCGACATTGCCGAAGCTCGCCACCGCCAGGCCGAAATGCTCCTGGAACACGAAGGGGCTGACTTCCTGCAGCGTGACCGTGGTGGCGAAACCCAGGCCACCGGCGCAGGCCGGCACCACAAAGCCCGAGCGGCGCAGAATCTGCCAGTAGGGACTGCCACCGTGGCGCGCGGCCGCCGGCCGCCCGTCCTGCAGCGACAGGGTCATGCTCAGCAACGCGGCCAGGGTACCGGTGACGGCCATCAGCACGAAGCCCGCTTGCCAGCGGCTGTACTGGCCGATCAGCCCGCCGATGAACTGACCGCCACCCAGCGCGGTGATGAAGGCGATGGACAGCACCGACAAGCGGCGCGCCAGCTCGTCGCCGCTCCAGTTATCGCGCACGATGATGCGGGCGATGATGGCGGCGCCGCCGGCGGAGATACCCTGCAACACCCGCAGCGCCAACAGCTCGACGGCGCTGCCGACGACGGCCAGCAACGCACTGCACAACACGAACAGCGCCAGCGAAACCAGCAGCGGCCCGCGGCGCCCCCAGCGGTCGGCGGCCGACCCCCAGAACAGCACCGGCAGCGCGGCGCCGACGACGAAGCCGGAAATCGACATCTCCACCAGGCTCTGGCTCATCGCCAGCTCGCGCATCACCGCCGGCAGGGACGGCAGGTAGACGGTGGTGGCCATCTGCGCCATGAACACGATCAGGCAGCACAACACCATCACGCGCGCGGCCGGACGCGCGGCCTGCTGCGCGGCGGCGGTCTGAAAGGAAACCTTGCTCATGACAGGCTCGCAGCGATATGGGGCAGACGCCGTTGTGCTCGATCTGCGCCGCCATCGTATTGGCGCGGATCATGCGGCCCTTGGCGTACCGGATGGCGCGCGCGTCCAAGCCGAAGCGGATCGCTGAGGTTTGCCGATTCCACGTGCAGGTCGAACAAGCGGGTCGTATCCCGCGGCATCTGTTGCAACACCAACAAATCGGGGGATATCTCTGCGGCCAAGTCCTCATGACAGCCGTTCCGAAGAGTGCGGGTAGCAGTATTGGCCATGCCGGTAGCCGTGATGACATCCCGGAAGCTGTTGCCAAGCAGAATGGCTTTTTTGATAGGGGTGTATCGATGCATCGTGTGTAGCCCCGTGGTGTGTTGATCGAGATGATTTGCGCTTCTCGCGCAACACACAGACTGTTTTTATATAAATTAAAAATATTATGTCACACAATGCCATTCATAAAGCATACAGTTACCCCACAAGCACGGGTAAACTGCCCTGCAGCGTTGTAGGGTGATAGCAACGTGAAATGTGTGTCGGGCACGTGAAAAAGCGCTGGCGTAGCGAGTGAAAAACCCGCCGCCTCCGGCGGTCTTTTCCATTTCAGAGCCAAGCGCCGCATTCGTGGACTGTCCCGCCCCCGGGGGGCAATCCTGCTCTGGACTACCGCAACGGTGCCACCTGACATCCGAGCAGACACATGCGGAATGGTCCGGCGACATCCTGTGTGTTCGACTCCTCCACTGACCTTTAGATAACGAGAAAGATCGGTCTGCACTATGGATGAACTAGCGTTCCGTATTCCCCAGTTCTATGAGGCTCTGTCGGTTGTGCCGCCCGCGCCGAACAGCTCCGCGGCGGAAGATGAAACGTACTGGTCCAGCGTTCGCAAGTTGTATTTGGTATCGAACCGGCCGGTGAATCTTGAAAACGGGTTCTGGGGCACGATGGCCGAACCGGTCAAGGACATGTTTCATTACTGGATCGACCGGGTCAATTACGAGAACACCCTGCTGATCCGGCCGCACTGGCCACGCCTGCTGGATGGTTTGAGACATTCCGTGGCGACCGCGCTTGGTTGCGGTGACGATGAGATCGTCCTCACCCGCGGAGCCACCGAAGCCATGCAGGCTTTGATCGGGGGATATAACCGGCTACGGCCAGGCGACGAGGTGATGTACGCCGATCTGGATTACCCCGCCATGCGGGATGCCATGCAATGGCTACGCATCCGACGCCAGGTAGTGCCGGTGGAAGTCTCCATTCCCGAGCCAGCCAGCCGTACGGCGGTGCTCGACGCCTACGCGGAGGCGCTGCGCCAACACCCCGGAACCAAACTTGTGCTGCTCAGCCATGTCTGCTTTGGCACAGGCCTGGTGATGCCGGTACGGGAGATCAGCGCCCTGGCGCAACACGCAGGCGCGGACGTCATTGTGGACGCCGCGCACGCCTGGGGCCAGATGGATTTCTCGGCCCCGGACCTTGGCGCTCCCTACGCCGCTTTCAACCTGCACAAATGGATCGGCGCACCTCTTGGGTGCGGATGCCTTTACATACGCCGGGACGCACTGACCGCCATCGATCCGTTCATGGGCGACCATCAGTACCGGGAGACCGACATCCGCTCGCGCGTGCATACCGGAGCTCCGAATTTTGCGGCCTGGCTGACCATTCCCGCCGCACTGGACGTTCATCGGCATATTGGTCCGCGCCAGAAGGAGTGGCGTCTGCGCAAGTTGAGGAACGACTGGGCCATTCCGGCACGGCAGCTCCCCAATCTGGACATCCAGACGCCGGACGACCCCTCCATGGTCGCGGGCATTACCTCGTTCCGGTTGCATGGGCATGGGAGCATGGAGGCATGCCAGGCCATCGTCACCAGGCTACGGGACGTTCACGGGGTCCACACCGTCCATCGTGCCGGCCCGGCCAAAGGCAACGTGGTCCGCGTGACGCCATCCATCGCAACCTTGCCGGAAGACATGGCGCGGCTGCTCGCAGGATTACGCGCCCTGTCCGGGGAAGCCCTCGACATCCCTCATTAACATCGGGGCGGATCGATACCGGCAAAATCCAGCCAGGTGTTTAACGCATTGTTCGCGTCAGATGTTACCGCTGACAACGTGAATACATTGCGCAATTGACGTCGTGACAATAAAGACCAGCCAGGAGAGGAACCGGCGTCCCGCCGGAACGCATCATGCGCAAACGAACGACGTTTTTTTCATCGACCCGAACAACACCAGCGACCGTCAGGAGCGTCGCGACCATCTACAACAGCAACACTTTGCGGAAAGCATGGTAAAGCGGGAGAAATCAACGGTTCCGCAGTCGCTCCTGCGCGTCCGCCAGCAATATGTCGTAGAGCCTTCTGGCGGCCATCCCTGTCTGATTGCCCTTGGGCGCCACCAGATGAACCGGCACCTGATAGCGCGATCCACCCGCCAAGGGCAGCCTGACCATCCCGGCCATATCCCGCGCCTGCAGCATGTGATCCGGAATCCGGCAGAATCCCAACCCGGCCTGCACGGCTTGCCAGGCCTGATCGAAACTGTCCACGGTGAGCCGACGCTGCGCCTTGAGCCAGCCGACGTTTTCGCTGGCCGAGCCCTCCGCGCCCAG is part of the Paludibacterium paludis genome and harbors:
- a CDS encoding type I restriction enzyme HsdR N-terminal domain-containing protein produces the protein MSSILTELLKDSAYKLTQFKPEQISALEAAIDIKDSGKKPAPYITCLVRGKPIKLTPEEAVRQLYLLVLRDELGYPVSRMQVEYEVIFGREKKRADICIFDKDKETTPYILVELKKPKLKDGKEQLKSYCNATGAPMGVWTNGQQISYYHRKDPNYFEDIPAIPSAHEKLSDILSERWTIDDLVKLDKLVNERKSLKDLILEMEDEVLANAGVDVFEELFKLIFTKLFDEMESGQDRKRHLVFKNYGDTESELKAKIQDLFEKAQGTWEGVFPVGAKIELTPSHLAVCVSSLEKVKLFNSNLEVVDEAFEYLINKSSKGEKGQYFTPRYVIDMCVKMMNPQEHETLIDTASGSCGFPVHGIFHVWEQIRRDLDDPIDHLFTTQKKTGRYAKYVVDKVFAIDFDEKAVRVGRTLNLIAGDGQTNVLHLNTLDYERWFEKTGDDKNPGDEAWKDVYGDGWKRLRKLRTTKNENRDFQFDVLMANPPFAGDIKETRILSRYDLARSVSFDKINKVDPADKNIVDATERAPSFPEALHTSHETIYQMGDGTYRKVKVKNQTNVGRDILFIERNLQFLKPGGRMAVVLPQGRFNNASDKALREYLAEHGRILAVVGLHGNVFKPHTGTKTSVLFIQKWNDDPAAGPLCPKVTDYPIFFATMREPSKDNSGDKIYRAVRQCMPDAEVAEIERLQAKWRAIDTEEQQLRELERSKKIDATQRARLEEISALRDASAAELEKAAIDLDAPKLDNHGHLIVKHDLFNHDGLTGDGIAEAFGEFAKKEKLSFFR
- a CDS encoding DUF5655 domain-containing protein, which gives rise to MSDLRLFHLQAHLATELPGTASDLEKPLQTLIERNLETLLGIRFVASEYTTGKTHGGRIDTLGLDENHCPVIIEYKRSQSENVINQGLFYLDWLMDHQAEFKLLVLEKFGKATADAIDWSGPRLICIAANFTKYDAHAVQQINRQIELVRYRLFGEDLLLLEAANTPNTQPSSPAAVPTAQNSKARSGDKSVAEIYAELSPAMVELLETVEAHIFSLGDDVQRKELKLYYAYRRLKNFATLVLQKSRLLLYLHLPPESETLPTNGRDVSQVGHWGTGDIELSISNQAEFDLTKPLIIKAYER
- a CDS encoding histidine phosphatase family protein, which produces MPLTIHCYRHGESAANAGAATSDPALIPLTELGHQQAQALAATINTMPDLLVVSPFLRAQQTAVPLQQHYPQTQVVSWPVQEFTYLSPAKSAGTTAAQRRPRVQAYWATADVMYEDGDGAESFFAFMQRVVATRQQLEALHHSDAKSVVMVGHGQFWQALRAVLTGQLQPVDAQAMRAFRALEDTQPLHNAQGFSAVFDGQRWQLR
- a CDS encoding helix-turn-helix domain-containing protein, producing the protein MTTFSDYLFQLRRNRGLRQRELADILGVEQTYLSALEAARKDPPSPEQVARFAMALELTEEEHADLLYAAQISKRKLELPEDTNRAEYQLVHELVNSLGGLSDDQISVIRTVLRMRFDRRTPLRLKENAM
- a CDS encoding TnsA endonuclease N-terminal domain-containing protein, producing MSSLLKLRPGHVAPINGQQDHSRTRHVTNRSNPIVRGKFPSLKNGQMVHYEGLLERDAFLWLEASPDIESYREQPNQIYFPDGGRMRRYTPDIEAVLCSGETVIIEVKPLHKTREVEIKHKLERVKAYFDVDLPPYGNPPHF
- a CDS encoding IS3 family transposase (programmed frameshift), whose protein sequence is MKTSRFSDSQIIAILKQAEGGSPVPELCREHGISSATFYKWRAKFGGMDASLMARLKALEDENRRLKKMYAEERLKAEIIQEAMGKKVVTPSRRREMAQYAVQAKGVSIRLACQTFAISETCYRYQAKSSAINEEIAEHLIRLTHNQRNWGFGLCFLYLRNVKGYRWNHKRVYRIYCDLELNLRIKPRKRIVRTKPEPLAVPATVNECWSMDFMHDQLSDGRSYRLFNVIDDFNREALAMDVDLSLPAERVVRALDQVIEWRGKPKVIRSDNGPEYIGATLTRWADKHGIRLEHIQPGKPQQNAYVEHYNRTVRYDWLGHYLFDSIAEVQEYATDWIWTYNYERPNMALGGITPKQKLAYSQITSTLADS
- a CDS encoding MFS transporter; this encodes MSKVSFQTAAAQQAARPAARVMVLCCLIVFMAQMATTVYLPSLPAVMRELAMSQSLVEMSISGFVVGAALPVLFWGSAADRWGRRGPLLVSLALFVLCSALLAVVGSAVELLALRVLQGISAGGAAIIARIIVRDNWSGDELARRLSVLSIAFITALGGGQFIGGLIGQYSRWQAGFVLMAVTGTLAALLSMTLSLQDGRPAAARHGGSPYWQILRRSGFVVPACAGGLGFATTVTLQEVSPFVFQEHFGLAVASFGNVGLLIGLAYFLGAMTVNRTVAKLGGKRLMRSGALLMAAATVAMLLCWHLGVLEARPGLLLFVGLYCLTIFGQAVLFPNSMATAVSDAKDHGAHAMALCGFLQQGLAGIAATASVLLHHNGAWTLAVTALGLITFLQVLFQARLRAA
- a CDS encoding aminotransferase class V-fold PLP-dependent enzyme, which codes for MNLENGFWGTMAEPVKDMFHYWIDRVNYENTLLIRPHWPRLLDGLRHSVATALGCGDDEIVLTRGATEAMQALIGGYNRLRPGDEVMYADLDYPAMRDAMQWLRIRRQVVPVEVSIPEPASRTAVLDAYAEALRQHPGTKLVLLSHVCFGTGLVMPVREISALAQHAGADVIVDAAHAWGQMDFSAPDLGAPYAAFNLHKWIGAPLGCGCLYIRRDALTAIDPFMGDHQYRETDIRSRVHTGAPNFAAWLTIPAALDVHRHIGPRQKEWRLRKLRNDWAIPARQLPNLDIQTPDDPSMVAGITSFRLHGHGSMEACQAIVTRLRDVHGVHTVHRAGPAKGNVVRVTPSIATLPEDMARLLAGLRALSGEALDIPH